In Anaerolineales bacterium, the following proteins share a genomic window:
- a CDS encoding response regulator has translation MTASGYILVVDDIPDILNLLKTTLTFKGYRVIAARNGQEALDAIQKEHPALVIADILMPVMDGFSLVHHLRINPATRDLPVVFLSATYVTPEDKDFALAIGVTQFIEKPMDIETFLPIIADILAQKVKPAHQTIGDFEFYDGYRKRLENKLLHKNAQITRSEHLLSATQDADEKLTVAQSLDSARAERDEILKLLEQIHKQMDNFEKPE, from the coding sequence CTACGCTGACCTTCAAAGGATATCGAGTGATCGCCGCGCGTAACGGGCAAGAAGCGCTGGATGCCATTCAAAAGGAACACCCCGCGCTGGTCATCGCGGACATCCTCATGCCGGTCATGGACGGGTTCAGCCTGGTCCACCACCTGCGCATCAACCCCGCCACCCGCGACTTGCCGGTGGTATTCCTCTCCGCCACCTACGTCACCCCGGAAGATAAAGATTTCGCGCTCGCCATTGGCGTCACGCAGTTCATTGAAAAGCCGATGGATATCGAGACATTCCTTCCCATTATCGCGGATATTCTCGCCCAAAAAGTTAAGCCAGCCCATCAAACGATCGGCGATTTTGAATTCTACGACGGTTACCGCAAACGCCTTGAGAACAAACTGCTTCATAAGAACGCCCAGATCACGCGTTCCGAGCATTTGCTTAGCGCCACGCAGGACGCGGACGAAAAACTGACGGTCGCGCAATCGTTAGACAGCGCCCGCGCCGAACGTGACGAGATCCTGAAACTGCTCGAGCAGATCCATAAACAGATGGATAATTTCGAGAAGCCCGAATAG
- a CDS encoding SH3 domain-containing protein — MRFIRRVSLLCLTSILIASCGAPAETASPGEVQTVVAVTIAAMTRSAPTPTTNAPTETPPPQLQQTPTEPVFKPYSVQTIVQNVNLRVGPGTLFKVSRVMAQGTTLEVIGRARGGGDGWFYVKNEEEIFGWILAELVAGDYDGPPPEFVEPENAILVTGVVKTEFGIPVTGIGFAIEQGSNRTDASTDNEGRFYAYLPANLSGTWMVSYVSVYCTSNTMDSNCNCKSGFCGAANPQAIEVTLPQTGELVFVWK; from the coding sequence ATGCGGTTCATTCGACGGGTCAGCCTGCTCTGCCTGACTTCAATTTTGATCGCCTCATGCGGCGCGCCTGCGGAAACCGCCTCGCCGGGCGAAGTGCAAACCGTTGTGGCAGTGACCATCGCCGCCATGACGCGATCTGCCCCTACGCCGACGACGAACGCGCCTACTGAAACGCCGCCACCGCAACTGCAACAGACGCCAACCGAACCGGTCTTCAAACCGTATTCGGTCCAAACGATTGTGCAGAATGTCAACTTGCGCGTGGGACCCGGCACGTTGTTCAAAGTGAGCCGAGTGATGGCGCAAGGCACAACATTGGAAGTGATCGGCAGGGCGCGCGGCGGCGGAGACGGGTGGTTTTATGTCAAAAACGAGGAGGAAATCTTTGGTTGGATACTCGCCGAACTTGTCGCGGGCGATTACGACGGACCTCCGCCGGAATTCGTCGAGCCAGAAAATGCGATCCTCGTTACCGGCGTCGTCAAAACAGAATTCGGCATCCCGGTAACGGGAATCGGATTCGCCATCGAGCAAGGATCGAACCGCACAGACGCCAGCACAGATAACGAAGGGCGTTTCTATGCCTACTTGCCCGCGAACTTGTCCGGCACGTGGATGGTGAGTTATGTGTCTGTGTATTGCACGAGCAATACAATGGACTCAAACTGCAATTGCAAAAGCGGATTTTGCGGGGCGGCGAATCCGCAAGCCATCGAAGTCACTCTGCCGCAAACCGGCGAACTCGTGTTTGTGTGGAAGTGA
- a CDS encoding peptidoglycan DD-metalloendopeptidase family protein — protein sequence MAIKLIVPVNGPITQLFGENPDFYKKWGFPGHNGIDYGIPNGTPVNAAAAGTVALVGFENGGYGNYVKLSHVDGSKIYYTYYAHLANASVAAGQKVKAGAMVGHSNNTGASTGPHLHFGLKIDGENPPYKGYVDPMPYFSTADSTSPEEEAVSTDIPDAVKIPSSLTFEVTADLLNVRNGPGVEHSIIGQLQKGKTFSGRRLQSKSVWVEVEKGKWVALAFSGIVNLKVK from the coding sequence ATGGCTATCAAATTGATCGTACCTGTCAACGGACCCATCACCCAACTATTCGGCGAAAACCCAGACTTCTACAAAAAATGGGGCTTTCCCGGTCACAACGGCATTGACTACGGCATCCCCAACGGCACGCCGGTCAACGCGGCGGCGGCAGGGACAGTGGCGCTCGTCGGTTTCGAGAACGGCGGCTACGGCAACTACGTCAAACTCAGCCATGTAGACGGAAGCAAAATCTACTACACCTATTACGCGCACCTCGCCAACGCGAGCGTCGCGGCGGGGCAAAAGGTAAAAGCCGGCGCCATGGTCGGTCATAGCAACAACACCGGCGCAAGCACCGGTCCGCATTTGCATTTTGGGTTGAAGATTGACGGCGAGAACCCGCCCTACAAGGGCTACGTTGACCCGATGCCATATTTCTCCACAGCCGATTCAACCTCCCCGGAGGAAGAAGCGGTCAGTACCGACATCCCCGACGCGGTGAAGATCCCCTCCTCCCTGACGTTTGAAGTCACCGCAGACCTGCTCAACGTCCGCAATGGACCGGGCGTTGAACATTCCATCATCGGACAGTTGCAAAAGGGCAAGACATTCAGCGGGCGGCGACTACAATCGAAAAGCGTGTGGGTTGAAGTTGAAAAAGGAAAATGGGTCGCGCTGGCATTCAGCGGGATCGTGAATCTCAAAGTGAAATAA
- a CDS encoding TrmH family RNA methyltransferase encodes MPERTFEIRICKSCGLRYPLSTGHTHGTRCPICIGETRVALRRNLEVERNHPPVDLTLSPSPKRRGRATVLLDNIRSAGNVGSILRSAEGFGFMHAYLCGITPMPENDAVQKTSLGAEDSVPWSYHKNAVKLVKGLKVEGWKIYGLEETAKASAISKLKKPKEDMALIVGNEITGVDPGLLSLCDEIFFIPMRGEKKSFNAAVAFGIAAYALTTGRTK; translated from the coding sequence ATGCCTGAACGAACTTTTGAAATACGGATCTGCAAGAGTTGCGGACTGCGTTATCCGTTGTCCACTGGTCACACGCACGGGACGCGTTGCCCGATCTGCATAGGCGAGACGCGCGTCGCGCTTCGGCGAAACTTGGAGGTGGAACGGAATCACCCCCCAGTAGACCTCACCCTCAGTCCCTCTCCTAAAAGGAGAGGGAGGGCAACTGTCCTTCTCGATAACATCCGTTCGGCGGGGAACGTGGGATCCATTTTACGGAGCGCGGAGGGATTCGGCTTCATGCATGCGTATCTGTGCGGCATCACGCCCATGCCCGAGAACGACGCCGTGCAAAAGACTTCGCTCGGAGCGGAGGATTCTGTACCGTGGTCGTATCACAAGAACGCGGTGAAGCTGGTTAAAGGTTTGAAGGTTGAGGGCTGGAAAATCTATGGGCTGGAGGAAACCGCCAAGGCATCTGCGATCAGTAAACTGAAGAAACCGAAAGAAGATATGGCGCTGATCGTCGGCAACGAAATCACCGGCGTTGACCCCGGCTTACTCAGCCTATGCGACGAGATATTCTTCATCCCCATGCGCGGTGAGAAAAAATCGTTCAACGCGGCGGTGGCGTTCGGAATCGCCGCCTACGCGTTGACGACCGGGCGAACAAAATAA
- a CDS encoding pseudouridine synthase has protein sequence MKYILFNKPYGVLSQFTDEGTGHPTLKKFINVPGVYAAGRLDRDSEGLLLLTDDGALIKKISDPQHHVEKTYWVMVEGDPTPEKLTQLENGIQLKGYRTRPCKARLIPDPSLPPRLKPVTPHGPTAWIEIKLREGKKRQVRHMTAAVGLFTLRLVRAAIGPIELGDLQVGQWRSVAGDEILALKR, from the coding sequence ATGAAATACATCTTGTTCAACAAACCGTACGGCGTCCTTTCGCAATTTACAGACGAAGGCACGGGTCATCCTACGCTCAAAAAATTCATCAACGTTCCGGGAGTTTACGCGGCGGGGCGGTTGGACCGCGACAGCGAAGGCTTGTTGCTCCTCACCGACGACGGCGCGCTCATCAAAAAAATTTCCGACCCTCAGCACCATGTCGAAAAAACATATTGGGTCATGGTCGAAGGCGACCCAACGCCGGAGAAATTGACTCAACTGGAGAACGGGATTCAACTCAAAGGTTATCGGACTCGCCCGTGTAAAGCCCGCCTCATCCCGGACCCCAGCCTGCCTCCCCGCCTCAAGCCGGTGACTCCGCACGGTCCCACCGCGTGGATCGAGATCAAACTTCGTGAGGGCAAAAAGCGGCAAGTGCGACACATGACCGCGGCGGTCGGTTTGTTCACGTTGCGGCTCGTCCGCGCTGCTATCGGTCCTATTGAGTTGGGGGATTTGCAAGTTGGTCAATGGCGTTCGGTAGCCGGCGATGAAATCCTTGCGTTGAAACGCTGA
- a CDS encoding formate/nitrite transporter family protein, with translation MSEFRIDAALPQEMAERAEQVGVRKAAMPFLKTFTLAMLAGAFIAFGAIFATTVSAGSLAVASTADGGVPFVIGLPFGVTRLLAGIVFSLGLILVIIGGAELFTGNNLIVMAWAGGKVTSYALLRNWAIVYLGNFVGALGTVVLMFFSRQHTFGAGAVGITALKIGVAKSELTFLQAVALGILCNTLVCLAVWLTFSARTVADKILAIVVPISAFVAAGFEHSIANMYFIPYALALKYFDPAFVSAMEGQVPHLDRLTAPAFFVNNLIPVTIGNVIGGAVFVAAVYWSVYLRKPK, from the coding sequence ATGAGCGAATTTCGTATTGATGCGGCGCTTCCGCAAGAAATGGCGGAACGCGCAGAGCAAGTCGGCGTGCGTAAAGCCGCCATGCCTTTTCTCAAAACGTTCACGCTGGCAATGCTGGCAGGAGCGTTTATCGCGTTCGGGGCGATCTTTGCAACCACCGTCAGCGCGGGGAGTCTAGCGGTCGCATCCACAGCGGACGGCGGCGTTCCCTTTGTGATCGGCCTGCCGTTCGGCGTGACGCGTTTGTTGGCGGGGATCGTCTTTTCCCTCGGCTTGATCCTAGTCATCATCGGCGGCGCGGAATTGTTCACCGGCAACAATCTGATCGTCATGGCGTGGGCGGGCGGCAAAGTGACGAGTTACGCGTTGTTGCGGAATTGGGCGATCGTCTATCTCGGTAATTTCGTCGGCGCGTTAGGCACGGTCGTTTTGATGTTTTTCTCACGGCAACATACATTCGGGGCGGGAGCTGTGGGAATTACAGCCTTGAAGATCGGGGTTGCAAAAAGCGAGTTAACATTCCTTCAAGCCGTTGCCCTGGGAATTCTCTGCAATACGCTGGTGTGTCTGGCGGTCTGGCTGACGTTCAGCGCGCGCACCGTGGCAGATAAGATTTTGGCGATTGTTGTCCCCATCTCGGCGTTTGTCGCGGCGGGGTTCGAGCATAGCATCGCGAACATGTATTTCATCCCTTACGCGCTCGCGCTCAAATATTTCGACCCGGCGTTCGTTTCGGCGATGGAAGGTCAAGTCCCACATCTTGATCGCCTGACCGCGCCGGCGTTTTTTGTGAACAATCTGATCCCCGTGACGATCGGGAATGTCATCGGCGGAGCGGTGTTTGTCGCGGCGGTCTATTGGTCGGTTTACTTGCGCAAGCCGAAATAG
- a CDS encoding TIGR03663 family protein: protein MENEKTNWLERPIHPTLPAITNEMALFAGIMLLALVTRFYDLGARVMSHDESLHTYFSWLLYRGQGYQHTPMMHGPYQFHLLALSYYLFGVSDFTARIPAVLFSIGTVWMVWYWRRYLGTWGMIVAAFLMVISPYMLYYGRYVRNESFVGFSGILLLYSILRYIESGEKKYLWFVTAATLLHFTSKETAFIYTAQALLFLGVYFLARVTRKPWEEKYNYYRAFIVTLAAAALIASVGMGFALVNRHAGTLSATETAMPVDPSGTASPSTDSMGGTSASTILFGFAFVALAGAVVILYLGYGWGNLLQERSFDLIILLGTFVLPMLTPFPIKWLEKPLNIVVPSDAASVIGLDLRQTIIIGAFVVLFLILSIVIGQWWNREWWKYGAFYWGAFTILFTTVFTNAAGFFTGIVGSLGYWLVQQGVERGSQPEYFYVLVQIPMYEFLPAIGTLAAIGLGLNKLLRQRQAEPGEEAEANPDAKESMFGVFFALMAWWSFSTIAAFTVAGERMPWLTYHMAWPMVLFTGWAVDQIISSIRGKLSEESPWRSLIALLVAAVFVISVFSVLRSVYGATPPFQGTSLDQLQATSAFILPLLTMIGSATILWSLMRNDLASLGILLLAALIMVSAGSSILNGAWLLSLQSTAGSDTSMIGSYGIKFAAAFLSLLFSIGGIVWLSRAPRSTPLIGYAALAVFGLLALQTARTSFRANYINYNDALEYLVYAHGAGGVKEVMAQVEEISRRTTGGLDAIVAYDASSPDTGVSWPVVWYLRDYTQQRSFDQPTRVLREAVAVIVDQKNFDKIDPALGNGYYRFDYIRMWWPNQDYFGLDRARVLNAITNKDIRAGIFDIWFNRDYTRYAQATGNTRMTLTTWDPADQMRLYIRKDVASQIWNYGVGPSVAPLASDPYAAGAITLVADQIFGSENYPPLGLNAPHSIAAGRNDDLYIADSNNHRILHIASDGSLLNTWGSFGDLSTGEAPIGSFFEPWGVAVGPDGSVYVTDTWNHRVQKFTPDGRSIKMWGEFGQPSPETPNSEYFFWGPRGIAVDSDGRVFVADTGNKRVLVYDSNGNYLTEFGSGGFDPGQFDEPVGVAVGSDGTVYVTDTWNQRVQSFARVESAGGEVSYQPLAQWDVNGWFGLDGNIQSLNNKPFIAVDGNDHVFITDPEGYRVIEFTSSGEFVRTWGDFGGDADQFGLPTGITVDPLEFVWVTDPGNNRIMRFKLP, encoded by the coding sequence ATGGAAAACGAAAAAACCAACTGGCTCGAACGCCCTATCCATCCCACCTTGCCGGCGATCACGAACGAAATGGCGCTCTTCGCCGGTATTATGCTGCTCGCGCTCGTCACGCGCTTTTATGATCTCGGGGCGCGCGTGATGAGCCACGACGAAAGCCTGCACACCTATTTTTCATGGCTTTTGTATCGCGGACAGGGCTATCAACATACGCCTATGATGCACGGACCGTATCAATTCCACCTCCTGGCGTTGTCGTATTACCTGTTCGGCGTTTCGGATTTCACCGCGCGTATCCCAGCCGTCCTGTTCAGCATTGGCACCGTGTGGATGGTTTGGTATTGGCGCAGATACCTCGGCACATGGGGAATGATCGTTGCCGCCTTCCTGATGGTGATCTCGCCGTATATGCTGTATTACGGGCGTTATGTACGCAACGAATCGTTTGTCGGTTTTTCGGGCATCCTTTTGTTGTACTCGATCTTGCGATACATCGAAAGCGGAGAGAAAAAATATCTCTGGTTCGTGACTGCCGCGACCCTGTTGCACTTTACATCAAAAGAAACCGCTTTCATTTATACGGCACAGGCTCTGCTATTCCTCGGCGTTTATTTTCTGGCGCGCGTCACGCGCAAACCGTGGGAGGAAAAATATAACTATTACCGCGCTTTCATCGTCACGCTGGCAGCCGCGGCGTTGATCGCAAGCGTTGGAATGGGATTCGCCTTAGTAAACCGCCATGCCGGAACGCTATCAGCCACCGAAACCGCCATGCCTGTGGACCCCAGCGGAACCGCTTCGCCTTCCACGGACTCTATGGGCGGCACATCGGCCTCCACCATTCTGTTTGGATTCGCCTTCGTCGCGCTGGCTGGAGCGGTTGTCATCCTCTACCTGGGATACGGCTGGGGAAATCTGCTACAGGAACGGTCATTCGACCTCATAATATTGCTCGGCACATTCGTGCTGCCGATGCTGACGCCGTTCCCGATCAAGTGGCTGGAAAAACCACTGAACATTGTTGTTCCATCGGATGCGGCGTCGGTGATCGGGCTTGACCTCCGACAAACGATAATCATCGGGGCGTTCGTTGTTCTCTTTTTGATCCTTTCGATCGTGATCGGGCAATGGTGGAATCGGGAATGGTGGAAATACGGAGCGTTCTATTGGGGCGCGTTCACCATCTTGTTTACAACCGTCTTCACGAATGCGGCGGGGTTCTTCACCGGCATCGTCGGCTCACTGGGATACTGGCTCGTTCAGCAAGGCGTGGAGCGCGGCAGTCAACCCGAGTATTTTTACGTGTTGGTGCAGATTCCCATGTACGAGTTCCTGCCGGCGATCGGCACGCTGGCGGCGATCGGCTTGGGCTTGAACAAATTGCTCAGGCAGAGACAAGCCGAACCGGGGGAAGAAGCGGAGGCGAATCCCGACGCGAAAGAATCCATGTTTGGAGTCTTCTTCGCCTTGATGGCGTGGTGGTCATTTTCCACTATTGCCGCATTCACGGTGGCGGGCGAACGTATGCCCTGGCTGACGTATCACATGGCGTGGCCCATGGTGTTGTTTACCGGCTGGGCGGTGGACCAAATCATCAGTTCGATAAGGGGCAAACTATCGGAAGAATCGCCGTGGCGTTCGTTGATCGCGCTTCTCGTTGCCGCAGTATTTGTGATCTCCGTTTTCAGTGTGTTGCGCTCGGTCTATGGAGCCACTCCCCCATTTCAGGGAACGTCGCTTGACCAGTTGCAAGCCACATCTGCTTTCATATTGCCATTGCTAACTATGATCGGTTCGGCGACGATTCTCTGGTCACTGATGCGGAACGATCTCGCCAGCCTAGGGATTCTATTACTCGCCGCGTTGATCATGGTTTCAGCGGGGTCGAGCATTTTGAACGGCGCGTGGCTTCTCTCTTTGCAATCTACGGCTGGCTCCGATACATCAATGATCGGTTCGTATGGGATCAAATTTGCCGCCGCGTTTTTGAGCCTGCTTTTCAGCATTGGCGGAATCGTCTGGCTTTCACGCGCGCCGCGCTCCACGCCGTTGATCGGATACGCGGCTTTGGCGGTATTCGGCTTGCTCGCGCTTCAAACCGCGCGCACCTCCTTCCGCGCGAATTACATCAACTACAACGATGCGCTTGAATATCTTGTATATGCGCACGGCGCTGGCGGCGTCAAGGAAGTCATGGCGCAGGTGGAGGAGATCTCCCGCCGCACCACCGGCGGTCTGGATGCGATCGTCGCTTACGACGCCAGCTCGCCCGACACCGGCGTATCATGGCCCGTCGTCTGGTATTTGCGCGACTACACTCAACAGCGTTCGTTCGATCAACCCACGCGCGTCTTGCGCGAGGCGGTAGCGGTGATCGTTGACCAAAAGAACTTCGACAAAATTGACCCGGCGCTCGGCAACGGCTACTATCGCTTCGACTACATCCGCATGTGGTGGCCCAATCAGGATTACTTCGGGTTAGACCGCGCGCGCGTGCTCAACGCCATCACCAACAAAGATATACGCGCCGGCATCTTCGATATTTGGTTCAACCGCGATTACACGCGCTACGCGCAAGCGACAGGCAACACCCGCATGACGCTCACGACTTGGGATCCGGCAGACCAGATGAGGCTTTATATCCGCAAAGATGTGGCTTCGCAGATTTGGAATTACGGCGTCGGACCTTCTGTGGCTCCGCTCGCCTCGGACCCCTATGCGGCTGGCGCCATCACCCTTGTGGCGGATCAAATCTTCGGCAGTGAAAATTATCCGCCGTTGGGGCTGAATGCGCCGCACTCCATCGCCGCCGGGCGCAACGACGATCTTTACATCGCGGACTCAAACAATCACCGCATCCTTCACATTGCATCCGATGGAAGCCTGCTCAATACATGGGGCTCCTTCGGAGATTTGAGCACGGGCGAGGCGCCGATCGGCTCTTTCTTCGAGCCATGGGGGGTGGCAGTTGGACCCGACGGCTCGGTGTACGTGACCGACACGTGGAATCATCGCGTGCAAAAATTTACGCCGGATGGACGCTCGATCAAAATGTGGGGAGAGTTCGGTCAGCCATCACCGGAAACCCCCAACTCGGAATACTTCTTCTGGGGACCGCGCGGCATTGCGGTAGATTCAGATGGGCGCGTCTTCGTCGCGGATACCGGCAACAAGCGCGTCCTCGTATACGACTCGAACGGGAATTACCTCACCGAATTTGGCTCCGGGGGATTCGATCCCGGTCAATTCGACGAGCCGGTTGGCGTCGCGGTGGGAAGCGACGGCACGGTGTACGTCACCGACACGTGGAACCAACGCGTCCAATCGTTTGCCCGCGTCGAATCAGCGGGAGGCGAAGTGTCGTATCAACCTCTCGCGCAATGGGATGTGAACGGCTGGTTCGGTCTGGATGGGAATATCCAGAGCCTGAACAACAAACCGTTCATCGCCGTGGACGGAAACGATCACGTCTTCATCACCGACCCCGAGGGTTACCGCGTGATCGAATTTACATCGTCCGGTGAATTCGTGCGCACGTGGGGCGATTTTGGCGGAGACGCCGACCAATTCGGCTTACCCACCGGCATCACAGTAGATCCGCTCGAATTCGTCTGGGTGACGGATCCGGGAAACAATCGCATCATGCGATTCAAACTTCCCTAG
- a CDS encoding LysM peptidoglycan-binding domain-containing protein, translating to MDLILGKYKSKSQAKMLLATRFAIVSVIFVVFIFSAWQIEMTNKQTDQGQPFDILPIPSPSQQATQTEATSPACGNIIYVTQENDTLESIARQFATREDRIASANDLKSTPIRAGIELVIPTCATTATVTAHPPTFTTTLTPIFQLTTYTPGQ from the coding sequence ATGGATTTGATTTTGGGAAAGTACAAATCCAAGTCTCAAGCAAAGATGCTATTGGCTACACGCTTTGCGATAGTAAGCGTGATCTTTGTCGTGTTCATTTTTAGCGCATGGCAGATCGAGATGACCAACAAGCAAACCGATCAGGGTCAGCCGTTTGATATTTTGCCCATTCCATCACCATCGCAACAAGCGACGCAAACCGAGGCAACCTCGCCAGCCTGCGGTAACATTATTTATGTAACTCAAGAAAATGACACATTGGAAAGCATTGCCCGGCAGTTTGCAACGCGCGAAGACCGGATCGCGAGCGCGAACGATCTAAAGTCCACGCCGATACGCGCAGGAATAGAACTTGTCATCCCGACCTGCGCAACAACTGCGACGGTCACAGCCCATCCGCCCACATTTACTACCACCCTCACCCCGATTTTTCAATTGACAACATACACTCCGGGCCAATAA
- a CDS encoding RNA polymerase sigma factor: protein MDTAESSLLISRCIAGDEYSIEMFVRQHETGVFRLAISILRDRSEANEVTQETFIAALKSLPSYQERSSLKAWVYTIALNISRSRLRKRKVLEKLKGSLSALFQVDAQKHSSPEDAVIQTEKEAAIWNALNELDEKHRIVTVLRYFQSLHTTEIAEILSISEGTVHSRLHTARERLRIALQHLHGD from the coding sequence ATGGATACCGCTGAATCGTCACTGCTTATTTCTAGGTGCATTGCTGGAGATGAGTATTCTATTGAGATGTTTGTGCGCCAACACGAAACAGGCGTATTCAGGCTGGCGATTTCTATTCTGCGAGACCGTAGTGAAGCGAACGAAGTAACCCAGGAAACTTTCATTGCGGCTCTCAAATCGTTGCCTTCGTATCAAGAAAGATCATCGCTGAAAGCCTGGGTGTACACGATCGCATTAAATATCAGTCGAAGTCGTTTGCGAAAGCGGAAGGTATTGGAAAAATTAAAAGGCTCTCTGAGCGCCCTGTTTCAAGTTGACGCCCAGAAACACTCTTCCCCGGAGGATGCGGTCATCCAAACCGAAAAAGAAGCCGCAATTTGGAACGCTCTCAATGAATTGGATGAAAAGCACCGTATTGTCACAGTGTTACGCTATTTTCAAAGCCTCCACACGACCGAGATCGCTGAAATACTTTCCATCAGCGAAGGTACGGTTCATTCAAGGCTTCATACTGCCCGCGAGCGATTGAGGATCGCTTTGCAACATTTACACGGAGACTAG
- the rlmN gene encoding 23S rRNA (adenine(2503)-C(2))-methyltransferase RlmN, with protein MLIYDLDLDSITRLLQEWDEPAYRAKQIWQGLYQHLYDSPEQFTNLSKSLRTKLEENVSFMPFNVNTYLDSSDGFTRKTLFQLPDKNLIEAVLMRYGDPADNPQITSSPSGRGAKNRRTLCISTQAGCAMGCVFCATGQMGFKRHLSSGEIVAQVLYYARMLKDANESVTNIVLMGMGEPFHNYDNTMAAVDRLNDSNGFNFGARRFTISTVGLVPQIRRFADEKRQVNLAISLHAADDESRVAMLPVNKRYKINDVIEACQYYVAQTHRRVTFEWALINGVNDSPEVAKKLAVRLKGLLCHVNAIPLNPTTGYSGQATSRERAAKFKEALEQAGIPCTIRMRRGIDIHAGCGQLAGFIYG; from the coding sequence ATGTTGATCTACGATCTTGATTTGGATTCGATCACACGCTTGTTGCAAGAATGGGACGAGCCCGCCTATCGCGCAAAGCAAATCTGGCAGGGCTTGTATCAACATTTGTACGATTCGCCAGAGCAATTCACAAATTTGTCGAAATCCCTGCGAACAAAATTAGAAGAAAACGTTTCGTTCATGCCGTTCAACGTCAACACGTATCTTGATTCGTCTGATGGCTTTACACGTAAAACGCTGTTTCAACTCCCCGATAAAAACTTGATCGAAGCCGTGTTGATGAGATATGGCGACCCGGCAGATAACCCGCAGATCACATCCTCACCTAGTGGACGCGGCGCAAAGAATCGTCGAACGCTATGTATCTCCACGCAGGCGGGCTGTGCGATGGGATGCGTTTTTTGCGCGACGGGGCAAATGGGATTCAAGCGGCATCTTTCCAGCGGCGAGATCGTCGCGCAGGTTTTGTATTATGCGCGCATGTTGAAAGATGCGAACGAATCGGTGACGAACATCGTCCTCATGGGCATGGGCGAACCCTTTCATAACTACGACAACACGATGGCGGCGGTTGACCGACTCAACGACTCGAACGGATTCAACTTCGGGGCGCGCCGCTTCACCATCTCGACGGTGGGACTGGTTCCCCAAATTCGACGTTTCGCGGACGAGAAGCGGCAGGTGAACCTCGCCATCTCCCTCCACGCGGCGGACGATGAATCACGCGTGGCGATGCTGCCCGTCAATAAACGCTACAAAATTAACGATGTGATCGAAGCGTGCCAATATTACGTCGCGCAGACGCATCGTCGAGTCACCTTTGAATGGGCATTGATAAACGGAGTCAATGATTCGCCTGAAGTCGCAAAGAAACTCGCTGTGCGGCTCAAAGGTTTGTTGTGTCATGTCAACGCCATCCCCCTCAACCCCACTACGGGCTACAGCGGTCAAGCCACGTCACGCGAGCGGGCGGCAAAGTTCAAAGAGGCGCTGGAGCAGGCTGGGATTCCGTGTACGATCCGCATGAGACGCGGGATCGATATCCACGCGGGGTGCGGTCAATTGGCTGGATTTATTTATGGGTGA
- a CDS encoding HAD-IIA family hydrolase, with protein sequence MLPSNIKALILDMDGVIWRSDAPIGNLPEIFKRIEARGFIYVFATNNGTKTPEQYVTTLEKLGVHVSTQQVVTSAQGLAHLLSHTFKRGTKMFMIGEDGMRVALEEKGFEILPIESAEEAQIVAMGIDREINFEKMREATLLVRRGVPFYATNPDKTFPTPRGEIPGAGAWISVITTATNVEPIYAGKPFPFMMELALERLGTSKDETLVVGDRLETDIAAGQAVGCLCALVLSGVSTRAQAEAWAPKIDIIADDLASLVG encoded by the coding sequence ATGTTGCCATCGAATATCAAAGCCCTCATCCTCGACATGGACGGCGTGATCTGGCGGTCGGACGCGCCGATCGGCAATTTGCCTGAAATTTTCAAACGCATCGAAGCGCGCGGATTTATATACGTCTTCGCCACCAACAACGGGACAAAAACGCCTGAGCAATATGTGACGACGCTGGAAAAACTTGGCGTGCACGTTTCGACGCAACAGGTCGTCACATCTGCGCAAGGATTGGCGCACTTGCTCAGTCACACTTTCAAGCGCGGAACGAAAATGTTTATGATCGGCGAAGATGGGATGCGCGTCGCGCTGGAAGAAAAGGGGTTCGAGATTTTGCCCATTGAGTCTGCGGAAGAGGCGCAAATTGTTGCGATGGGCATTGACCGCGAGATCAATTTCGAGAAGATGCGCGAAGCGACTCTGCTCGTGCGGCGCGGCGTCCCGTTTTACGCGACGAATCCTGACAAGACCTTCCCCACCCCACGCGGAGAAATACCAGGCGCGGGTGCGTGGATTTCGGTTATCACCACGGCGACAAATGTCGAGCCAATTTATGCGGGCAAGCCGTTTCCGTTCATGATGGAACTCGCGCTTGAACGACTCGGCACGAGCAAAGATGAAACTCTCGTTGTCGGCGACAGACTCGAGACTGACATTGCCGCGGGTCAGGCGGTTGGTTGTCTATGCGCGCTGGTGTTGAGCGGGGTGTCCACCCGCGCGCAAGCGGAGGCGTGGGCGCCGAAGATTGATATCATCGCCGATGATCTCGCAAGTTTGGTCGGTTAA